In Drosophila subpulchrella strain 33 F10 #4 breed RU33 chromosome 3R, RU_Dsub_v1.1 Primary Assembly, whole genome shotgun sequence, the following are encoded in one genomic region:
- the LOC119554434 gene encoding uncharacterized protein LOC119554434: MSVSDLIGALDAIPKLTVSDSPAPPTSVFLDAPEWLTESYLQDALRKYYKDQRIRINWVKVNPALGKGENYGGVLTRVKAQFTRSDGTPQLGHYIIKSTFEGNEFAQNTMAPYDIFNREMTIYEQVLPKQKALLREIGDPEQIFAETMAVDIENSALIFEDLNARGFVMPNRLVGLDLRLTRIVLRKLAKMHATSAVLNERENHSLEGYDRGFFNRYTDNYEGAFVGMFQAAKRRVAQWPGYEKYAKKMEALVPMYMELGKRIFDISPGHISVLAHGDLWTNNVLVQYDKETGEPLDAIIIDFQYTAWGSPALDLFYFLNTSLEFDLHQNHQEQLIAYYYGFFTDTLRKLQYQASVPSLHKFHQQLHQKKFYAAHTSISVFPIQRNVETADADFNALMETNQRAINFKNACYRNPISERILRELLPGFEAEGLLDIDQ, translated from the exons ATGTCGGTTTCGGATTTGATTGGTGCTCTTGATGCTATTCCTAAGCTCACAGTTTCCGACTCTCCTGCTCCTCCGACTTCGGTTTTCCTCGATGCTCCTGAATGGTTAACGGAGAGTTATTTGCAGGATGCCCTGCGAAAGTACTACAAGGACCAAAGGATCAGGATCAACTGGGTTAAGGTGAACCCTGCCCTGGGCAAAGGTGAAAACTACGGAGGAGTCCTGACCCGCGTAAAGGCACAGTTCACCCGAAGCGATGGTACTCCCCAACTGGGTCACTACATTATAAAGTCCACCTTCGAGGGAAATGAGTTTGCACAGAACACCATGGCACCCTATGACATCTTCAATCGCGAGATGACTATATACGAACAGGTTCTGCCCAAACAGAAAGCTCTCCTGCGTGAGATTGGCGATCCTGAGCAGATCTTTGCCGAAACCATGGCCGTGGACATTGAAAACTCGGCGTTGATATTTGAGGATCTGAATGCTCGTGGTTTCGTAATGCCGAATCGTTTGGTCGGTCTTGATTTAAGGCTAACCCGAATCGTGCTACGAAAACTGGCCAAGATGCATGCCACTTCGGCGGTCTTGAACGAACGTGAGAATCACTCTTTGGAGGGCTACGATCGCGGGTTCTTCAACCGGTACACCGATAATTATGAAGGTGCATTCGTTGGGATGTTCCAGGCGGCCAAGCGTCGTGTGGCCCAGTGGCCAGGATATGAAAAGTACGCGAAGAAGATGGAGGCCCTGGTGCCCATGTACATGGAATTGGGAAAGCGAATCTTCGACATCTCCCCCGGTCACATCAGTGTTCTGGCCCACGGAGACCTCTGGACCAATAATGTTCTGGTTCAGTACGATAAGGAAACCGGGGAACCATTGGACGCCATTATCATTGACTTTCAATACACGGCATGGGGATCCCCGGCTCTGGATCTTTTCTACTTCCTGAACACCTCGCTGGAGTTTGACCTTCATCAGAATCATCAGGAGCAGCTGATTGCCTACTACTACGGCTTTTTCACGGATACACTGAGGAAGCTGCAGTACCAAGCTTCAGTTCCCAGCTTGCATAAGTTCCACCAGCAGCTGCACCAGAAGAAATTCTACG CTGCCCACACATCCATCTCGGTGTTTCCGATTCAGCGAAATGTGGAGACCGCCGATGCCGATTTCAATGCCTTAATGGAAACCAACCAACGGGCCATAAATTTCAAGAATGCCTGCTATAGGAATCCGATTTCTGAAAGAATTTTACGGGAACTTTTGCCCGGCTTCGAGGCAGAGGGTTTGCTTGATATAGACCAGTGA
- the LOC119554437 gene encoding uncharacterized protein LOC119554437 — protein sequence MTDKIDAEQFNDDELEAPAWLNPQFIGEILSAYEEAPELKVIDLKITPASFQGDHYASVMFRTTAEYTTSKGKFSKPLIIKTMPEQEGHKKDMLSESHIFETEIGMYCQVLPEFERILRAAEDNTKLFVPCIYHSLDPRRVMIFEDLVPHGYSVIRDRPVAVEELKTAFSKLAKWHAVSMKVINEQPAYLEDFKYGLFDMPTIQNDPFITTGMKSFIEMLDKLPDLKKYKPYFEKMQDKYLNRLEAEMQEYHKNRRNDGYYVLCHGDFHLRNMMFKNNKETGNHEDTMLVDFQLSNLCPITVDLTYSIYMLMEPEQRREMGKDLINYYFTVLVATLKSIGYKGDMPTQAKLWEEIHRNKYYDFFLISTFLPLILAIKSNTYKMHDLIQNPETRQKTYFLDTYVKDVTKLLPKFEKLGYFKGL from the exons ATGACTGACAAGATAGATGCGGAACAGTTTAATGACGACGAACTGGAGGCCCCGGCTTGGCTGAATCCCCAGTTTATAGGAGAAATTCTAAGCGCGTACGAAGAGGCCCCGGAACTGAAAGTGATCGATCTAAAGATCACACCCGCAAGTTTTCAGGGAGATCACTATGCCAGCGTTATGTTCCGCACTACTGCTGAATATACCACCTCGAAGGGAAAGTTCAGTAAGCCCCTTATTATAAAGACGATGCCGGAGCAGGAGGGACACAAAAAGGACATGCTAAGCGAATCGCATATATTCGAAACCGAGATTGGAATGTATTGCCAGGTGCTTCCGGAATTCGAGAGGATTCTACGAGCGGCAGAGGATAACACAAAGTTATTCGTGCCCTGCATCTATCACAGCTTGGATCCACGTAGGGTGATGATATTCGAGGATCTGGTGCCACATGGGTACTCAGTGATTCGGGATCGTCCAGTTGCAGTGGAGGAACTCAAAACAGCCTTCTCCAAGCTCGCAAAATGGCATGCAGTTAGCATGAAAGTTATTAATGAG CAACCTGCCTATCTAGAGGATTTCAAATATGGCTTATTTGATATGCCCACCATACAGAATGACCCTTTCATTACTACTGGCATGAAGAGCTTTATTGAAATGCTGGACAAATTACCCGACCTAAAAAAGTATAAGCcctattttgaaaaaatgcaAGACAAATATTTGAATCGACTGGAAGCCGAGATGCAAGAGTACCACAAAAACCGGCGGAACGATGGGTACTATGTCCTGTGCCATGGTGACTTCCATCTTCGCAACATGATGTTTAAGAATAATAAGGAAACCGGAAACCACGAGGATACCATGCTGGTGGACTTCCAGTTAAGCAACCTTTGCCCCATTACCGTTGACCTAACATATTCCATCTATATGTTAATGGAGCCCGAACAGCGCCGGGAAATGGGAAAGGACTTGATTAATTATTACTTTACCGTTCTAGTAGCAACTCTCAAGAGCATTGGATACAAGGGTGATATGCCAACCCAAGCAAAACTTTGGGAGGAAATTCATCGCAATAAGTATTATG ATTTCTTTTTGATAAGCACTTTCCTCCCCCTGATTTTGGCCATCAAATCAAACACTTATAAAATGCATGACCTCATCCAGAATCCGGAAACTCGTCAAAAGACCTACTTTTTGGATACATATGTTAAAGATGTTACCAAATTATTGCCCAAGTTCGAGAAGCTTGGTTATTTTAAGGGTCTATAA
- the LOC119554447 gene encoding uncharacterized protein LOC119554447, translating to MESHIIEFNADELQPPSWLNTRFIGGILSAYEKIDLNVTDLQISPATAQGDHYASVMFRTKVEYTTAKGKFSKPLIIKTMPEQEGHKKDMLAESHLFETEIGMYCHALPEFERILQEAGDNTKLFVPCIYHSLRPRQVMIFEDLVPQGYTVIRNSPPSEGDLKLAFNKLAKWHAVSMKVINEQPTFLKEFKYGLFEMPTINSDPFITTGMGNFIKMLDKFPELKKYKPYFEKIKDNYLDRLQVEMHEFHKYRRSDRYYVLCHGDFHLRNMMFRHNKKLGAYDDVMLVDFQFCNLVPITVDLTYSIYMLMESEQRWEMGKDLINDYFSVLLDTLRKIGYKGDMPTQTGLWDQLQNNKYFDLFMISTLLPVMLAIKANTLKMHDAIQDPEARQKSYYHDAYVKDVSKLLPKFEKLGYFNDL from the exons ATGGAAAGTCatattattgaatttaatGCTGACGAACTTCAGCCGCCATCTTGGTTAAATACCCGGTTCATCGGTGGAATTTTGAGTGCCTACGAGAAAATAGATCTTAATGTAACCGATCTGCAGATCTCACCTGCAACTGCCCAAGGAGATCACTATGCCAGCGTTATGTTCCGCACCAAAGTGGAGTACACCACCGCGAAGGGAAAGTTCTCCAAGCCGCTGATCATCAAAACAATGCCGGAGCAGGAAGGTCACAAAAAGGACATGCTGGCCGAATCGCATCTATTCGAAACCGAGATCGGAATGTACTGCCATGCTCTCCCGGAGTTCGAAAGAATTCTCCAGGAGGCTGGGGACAATACCAAGCTGTTCGTACCCTGCATTTATCATAGCCTGAGGCCGCGCCAAGTGATGATCTTTGAGGATCTGGTGCCGCAAGGATACACTGTCATCCGGAATAGTCCTCCCTCGGAGGGGGATCTAAAATTAGCATTCAACAAGCTGGCCAAATGGCACGCAGTCAGCATGAAAGTCATTAATGAG CAACCTACTTTTCTGAAGGAGTTCAAATATGGCCTTTTTGAAATGCCCACCATTAATTCGGATCCGTTTATAACCACTGGCATGGGAAACTTTATAAAAATGCTGGACAAATTCCCAGAGCTAAAGAAGTATAAGCCTTATTTCGAGAAGATAAAAGATAACTATTTGGATCGACTGCAAGTTGAGATGCATGAATTTCACAAATATCGGCGGAGTGATCGATACTATGTCCTCTGCCACGGCGACTTTCATCTCCGGAACATGATGTTTAGGCACAACAAGAAGTTAGGAGCCTACGATGACGTTATGCTGGTGGATTTCCAGTTCTGCAATCTTGTCCCCATTACAGTTGATTTAACATACTCCATCTATATGCTAATGGAGTCGGAACAGCgatgggaaatgggaaaagaCTTGATCAACGACTATTTCTCGGTTTTGCTAGACACTCTTAGGAAAATTGGATACAAGGGGGATATGCCCACTCAAACTGGATTGTGGGATCAACTACAGAACAACAAATACTTTG ACTTATTTATGATCAGCACATTGCTTCCAGTGATGTTGGCCATTAAAGCAAACACTCTTAAAATGCATGACGCCATCCAAGATCCAGAGGCTCGGCAGAAGTCTTACTATCATGACGCTTATGTTAAAGATGTCTCCAAGCTCTTGCCCAAATTTGAAAAATTGGGGTACTTTAATGATCTATAA
- the LOC119562401 gene encoding uncharacterized protein LOC119562401: protein MTDKAVTEEFNADELEAPAWLNAQFIGDVLSSYEKCPELKVTDLQITPASAQGDHYASVMFRTTAEYTTSKGKFSKPLIIKTMPEQEGHKKDMLAESHLFSTEIGAYTKALPEFERILREAGDDTKLYVPCIYHSLQPRQVMIFEDLVPQGYSVIRNRPIKEGELKKVFSKLAKWHAASMKVMNEQPDFMKDFKYGLIELPALMSDPMVTGGMANFVKMLEKIPELTKYKPYFEKIKGDYLQRMADVLQEYRKNYQSDGYYVMCHGDFHLRNMMFKDNGDVMFVDFQVCNLCPITIDLIYSIYMLMEAEQRLDLGKDLINYYFSVLEETLTKLDYKAEMPTQVGFWKQIHRHKYYDFFLISTFLPMMLPIKANKLKMADIILDPKTREKCYTFELYVDEIKKLLPKYEELGYFKDL, encoded by the exons ATGACAGATAAAGCAGTTACAGAAGAATTCAATGCCGACGAGCTAGAGGCTCCGGCTTGGCTGAACGCCCAGTTTATTGGTGACGTGCTGAGCAGCTATGAAAAGTGCCCGGAACTGAAAGTAACAGATCTACAAATCACCCCCGCAAGTGCCCAGGGAGATCACTACGCCAGCGTTATGTTCCGAACTACTGCCGAGTATACCACCTCGAAGGGAAAGTTCAGTAAGCCCCTTATCATCAAGACGATGCCCGAGCAGGAAGGTCATAAGAAGGATATGCTGGCAGAATCACATTTGTTCTCTACGGAGATTGGAGCCTATACCAAGGCTCTTCCAGAGTTCGAGAGGATTCTCCGGGAGGCGGGAGATGATACAAAGCTATATGTTCCGTGCATTTACCACAGTTTGCAGCCTCGTCAGGTGATGATATTCGAGGATCTGGTGCCGCAGGGATACTCTGTCATTCGGAATAGACCCATCAAGGAGGGGGAACTGAAAAAAGTCTTTTCCAAACTGGCCAAATGGCATGCTGCCAGCATGAAAGTTATGAATGAGCAACCAGATTTCATGAAAGATTTTAAGTATGGTTTGATTGAGTTGCCCGCATTGATGTCGGATCCAATGGTCACAGGTGGCATGGCTAACTTTGTGAAAATGCTAGAAAAGATTCCCGAACTTACAAAGTACAAGCCGTACTTTGAGAAAATAAAGGGAGACTACTTACAGCGAATGGCTGACGTGTTGCAGGAGTACCGAAAGAATTATCAATCTGATGGATACTACGTAATGTGTCATGGCGATTTCCATCTTCGAAATATGATGTTTAAGGACAACGGGGACGTCATGTTTGTGGACTTCCAAGTCTGTAATCTGTGCCCCATTACAATCGATCTGATTTATTCCATCTACATGCTTATGGAGGCAGAGCAGCGATTGGATCTCGGGAAAGATTTAATTAACTATTATTTCTCCGTTCTGGAGGAAACATTGACAAAATTGGACTATAAGGCCGAGATGCCCACACAAGTGGGTTTCTGGAAACAAATTCATCGTCACAAGTACTATG ATTTCTTCCTTATTTCCACTTTTCTTCCAATGATGCTGCCCATTAAAGCAAATAAGCTGAAAATGGCCGATATAATTCTAGACCCGAAAACGAGAGAGAAATGCTACACATTCGAATTATACGTTGATGAAATCAAGAAGCTCCTTCCCAAATACGAAGAATTGGGGTACTTTAAAGATCTATGA
- the LOC119563381 gene encoding uncharacterized protein LOC119563381, translated as MAAAPEWLTHEYIEHALRSHYKDDGLTITDLQINPALGPGENYGGVLTRARVQFAQSNQEKHMQNLIVKTEIDDDELTQELMAPYDIYNREMTIYQEVLPKLKALLNETGDTESIFPTAIFVDRERMAIIFEDLSVAGYVMADRVRRLNEEHTHLILRKLAKFHAASAVLNERQKGSLESFDRGFFNRYTNAYSGYFVGGLLAAARWMSQVPKLAHYGEKLFALAPHYMDIGRECFTPNPGQVNVLAHGDVWTNNVMFKYDPKTGRPVDVLLIDFQYSFWGSPCIDLHHLFNTSLKEPLRRDQQSALFQFYHSIFSETLRKLNYRQNPIPSLHQFKLEVEQKRFFAMHSTVVVQPVMISQDPTDACFNALMNDDERGIRFKNRLYNNPTVQQNLHSLVPFFDTKGLLEVNQTC; from the exons ATGGCAGCAGCACCCGAGTGGCTTACCCACGAATATATCGAGCACGCACTGCGCTCCCACTACAAGGATGATGGGCTAACTATAACCGATCTACAGATAAATCCCGCCTTGGGACCTGGCGAAAATTACGGAGGAGTTCTAACCCGTGCTCGAGTGCAATTTGCACAATCCAACCAGGAGAAGCACATGCAGAACCTGATTGTAAAGACGGAAATAGATGACGATGAGTTGACCCAGGAACTGATGGCTCCCTATGATATATACAACAGAGAGATGACAATCTACCAGGAAGTGTTGCCCAAACTTAAGGCGCTACTTAATGAAACCGGAGATACCGAAAGTATCTTTCCCACTGCCATATTTGTGGATCGCGAGCGTATGGCCATTATCTTTGAGGATCTATCCGTGGCCGGTTATGTAATGGCCGATCGAGTACGTCGCCTTAACGAGGAGCACACGCACCTGATCCTCCGAAAGTTGGCCAAATTCCATGCCGCCTCAGCTGTTTTGAATGAAAGGCAAAAGGGAAGCCTGGAAAGCTTCGATCGTGGCTTCTTCAATCGCTATACCAATGCTTATAGTGGCTACTTTGTTGGTGGTCTCTTGGCCGCCGCTCGGTGGATGAGCCAGGTGCCCAAGTTGGCCCACTATGGGGAGAAACTATTCGCTCTGGCTCCCCACTACATGGACATCGGCAGGGAGTGCTTTACACCCAACCCGGGTCAAGTGAACGTCCTGGCTCATGGGGATGTGTGGACCAATAATGTGATGTTCAAGTACGATCCAAAAACAGGACGTCCCGTGGACGTCCTCCTCATTGACTTCCAGTATTCCTTCTGGGGCTCGCCCTGCATCGATCTCCACCATCTATTTAATACTTCCCTGAAGGAACCCCTGCGTCGGGATCAACAGAGTGCACTTTTCCAGTTTTACCACAGTATTTTTAGTGAAACATTACGAAAGCTGAATTACCGCCAGAATCCCATTCCCAGTCTGCATCAATTCAAATTGGAGGTGGAGCAAAAACGATTCTTTG CTATGCATTCTACAGTGGTCGTACAGCCAGTGATGATAAGCCAGGATCCCACGGATGCCTGTTTTAATGCCTTGATGAACGATGATGAGCGTGGCATTCGGTTCAAGAACCGGTTATATAACAATCCCACAGTTCAACAAAATTTGCACTCTCTGGTCCCATTTTTCGATACAAAGGGACTGCTGGAAGTGAACCAAACCTGTTAA